In one window of Methanothermobacter sp. DNA:
- the fbp gene encoding fructose-1,6-bisphosphate aldolase/phosphatase, with product MKTTISVIKADVGSVAGHAVAHEALKKKCDEILAEARDTGILEDYYITNCGDDIDLIMTHRNGEENEEVHQTAWNAFREATEVARGLKLYGAGQDLLSDTFSGNIKGMGPGCAEMEFKERPSDPVIIFCCDKTEPGAFNLPLFRMFADPFNTAGLVIDPSLHNGYEFEVFDVVEHKKVTMACPDEMYDLLALLGSISRYVIKKIHRRDDGEIAASVSTERLNLMAGKYIGKDDPVAIVRAQSGFPAAGEVVEPFAFPHLVGGWMRGSHNGPLMPVAQRDATPVRFDGPPRVIGLGFQIADCKLVGPIDMFDDPAFDRSRQLASEIAEYMRRHGPFEPHRLPSDEMEYTSLPGVLEKLGDRFEDME from the coding sequence ATGAAAACAACCATTAGTGTAATTAAAGCAGACGTTGGAAGCGTAGCCGGTCACGCAGTCGCACATGAAGCATTAAAGAAGAAGTGCGACGAGATACTGGCAGAAGCCAGGGATACAGGAATCCTTGAGGATTATTATATTACCAACTGTGGGGATGACATTGACCTCATAATGACCCACAGGAACGGTGAAGAAAATGAGGAGGTTCACCAGACAGCATGGAACGCCTTCAGGGAAGCCACAGAGGTTGCCAGGGGCTTAAAACTTTACGGTGCAGGACAGGACCTTCTCTCAGACACCTTCTCAGGAAACATCAAGGGTATGGGCCCTGGCTGCGCTGAGATGGAGTTTAAGGAGAGGCCAAGCGATCCTGTTATAATTTTCTGCTGCGACAAGACAGAACCTGGAGCATTTAACCTGCCCCTTTTCAGAATGTTTGCAGACCCATTCAACACCGCGGGTCTTGTTATTGACCCATCACTTCACAACGGATACGAATTCGAGGTTTTTGACGTTGTTGAACACAAGAAGGTTACAATGGCATGCCCTGATGAGATGTACGACCTCCTTGCACTTCTCGGTTCAATCAGCCGCTATGTGATAAAGAAGATACACAGAAGGGACGACGGTGAAATAGCAGCCTCTGTGAGCACAGAACGACTTAACCTCATGGCAGGTAAGTACATAGGAAAGGATGACCCTGTTGCAATTGTGAGGGCACAGTCAGGATTCCCTGCAGCAGGGGAAGTCGTTGAGCCCTTTGCATTCCCTCATCTTGTGGGTGGCTGGATGAGGGGATCACACAACGGGCCACTGATGCCTGTTGCCCAGAGGGATGCAACACCCGTCAGGTTCGACGGACCTCCAAGGGTCATAGGGCTGGGATTCCAGATCGCAGACTGCAAACTCGTGGGTCCAATCGACATGTTTGATGACCCAGCATTTGACCGCTCAAGGCAGCTTGCATCTGAAATTGCAGAGTACATGAGAAGACACGGGCCATTCGAACCCCACAGACTCCCATCAGATGAAATGGAGTACACATCCCTTCCGGGTGTGCTTGAAAAACTCGGAGACAGATTTGAGGACATGGAGTAA
- a CDS encoding DUF434 domain-containing protein gives MTLKMAVEDLRYLLNRGYRKRVALNFVANHYLLGKRERNYLARYVFSDETRKRRLSLLVSPDFLRGSTVHIDGYNVLIGTESVLGGEGFFIAQDGFLRDVRGVSGSYRMGEVTLRALNAIMDFLSDSGVKEVFFYFDRNVSHSGRLRQIVEELMDSKKLEGRAILSSCVDRNLKESGGVVATADGAVIDSVDMVIDIPHEILRRLNKKKPKDGDRKETNH, from the coding sequence ATGACCCTTAAAATGGCCGTTGAGGACCTGAGATACCTCCTCAACAGGGGTTACCGTAAACGTGTTGCGCTTAATTTCGTTGCAAACCACTATCTTCTCGGGAAGAGGGAAAGAAATTACCTTGCAAGGTATGTCTTCTCAGATGAAACCAGAAAGAGGAGACTCTCCCTGCTGGTAAGTCCAGATTTCCTCAGGGGTTCCACTGTCCACATTGATGGCTACAATGTACTCATAGGTACAGAAAGCGTTCTTGGGGGTGAAGGGTTCTTCATTGCCCAGGATGGGTTTCTGCGGGATGTGAGGGGTGTATCAGGGAGTTACAGGATGGGTGAAGTAACCCTGAGGGCCCTGAATGCCATAATGGATTTTCTATCCGATTCAGGTGTTAAAGAGGTTTTTTTCTATTTTGACAGGAACGTCAGCCATAGTGGCAGGCTGAGGCAGATCGTTGAGGAACTAATGGATTCCAAGAAACTTGAGGGACGTGCTATTCTCTCATCATGCGTTGACAGAAACCTTAAGGAAAGTGGGGGTGTGGTGGCAACAGCTGACGGTGCTGTGATTGACTCTGTGGATATGGTGATTGACATTCCCCATGAGATACTCAGGAGACTCAACAAGAAGAAACCAAAGGATGGTGACAGAAAAGAAACCAATCATTAA